The following proteins are co-located in the Urocitellus parryii isolate mUroPar1 chromosome 15, mUroPar1.hap1, whole genome shotgun sequence genome:
- the Mrps12 gene encoding small ribosomal subunit protein uS12m: protein MSWSHLLRGLNMSLSRGLALVSQLCATRSMATLNQMHRLGPPKRPPLRLGPTEGRPQLKGVVLRTFIRKPKKPNSANRKCCRVRLSTGREAVCFIPGEGHSLQEHHVVLVQGGRTQDLPGVKLKVVRGKYDCGHVQKKK from the exons ATGTCCTGGTCTCATCTTCTCCGTGGTCTCAACATGTCCCTAAGTCGTG GCCTGGCCCTGGTATCCCAGCTCTGCGCCACCCGCTCCATGGCTACACTGAACCAGATGCACCGTCTGGGGCCCCCAAAGCGGCCACCCCTGCGCCTGGGCCCCACGGAAGGCCGGCCGCAGCTGAAGGGCGTTGTTCTGCGCACGTTCATCCGCAAGCCCAAGAAGCCCAACTCAGCCAACCGCAAGTGCTGCCGCGTCCGGCTCAGCACAGGCCGCGAGGCTGTCTGCTTTATCCCCGGGGAGGGCCACAGCCTGCAGGAGCACCACGTTGTCCTTGTGCAGGGCGGCCGCACCCAAGACCTGCCGGGAGTCAAGCTCAAAGTTGTGCGGGGCAAGTATGACTGTGGCCACGTGCAGAAGAAGAAGTGA
- the Sars2 gene encoding serine--tRNA ligase, mitochondrial — MAASMARRLWPLLARRGLRPQGNCVSSQNPRRSFAAEKPDRNLLYEHAREGYSALPQLDMEPLCACPEEVARALDLRKGELRPADLPAIIAVWQELRQLREQIRSLEAEKEAVTEAVRALLVNQDNSQVQQDPQYQGLRARGREIRKKLAPLYPRETQLEERFYVRALRLPNQTHPDAPIGDESQARVLHVVGEKPAFSFQPRGHLEIGEKLDIIRQKRLSHVSGHRSYYLRGAGALLQHGLVNFTLNKLVRRGFTPMTVPDLLRGAVFEGCGMTPNATPSQIYNIDPSRFEDLNLAGTAEVGLAGYFMDHTVAVRDLPVRMVCSSTCYRAETDTAKEPRGLYRVHHFTKVEMFGVTGPGLEQSSQLLEDFLSLQVEILTELGLHFRVLDMPTQELGLPAYRKFDIEAWMPGRGRFGEVSSASNCTDFQSRRLHIMFRTEAGELQFAHTVNATACAVPRLLIALLESNQQKDGSVLVPPVLQPYLGTNRITAPTHVPLQYIGPNQPRKPRDPGQAASS; from the exons ATGGCTGCGTCCATGGCTCGGCGTTTGTGGCCTTTGTTGGCTCGTCGAGGGCTTCGGCCCCAGGGAAACTGTGTCTCCAGCCAGAACCCAAGGAGGAGTTTCGCTGCAGAGAAACCAGACCGGAACCTTCTGTACGAGCACGCGCGCGAAGGCTACAGCGCTCTCCCTCAGTTGGATATGGAGCCTCTGTGCGCATGCCCAGAAGAGGTCGCGCGTGCCCTGGACCTCCGCAAGGGGGAGCTGCGGCCGGCTGATCTGCCCGCGATC ATTGCAGTGTGGCAGGAGCTGAGGCAGCTGCGGGAGCAGATCCGGAGCCTGGAGGCAGAGAAGGAGGCTGTGACAGAGGCCGTGcgggccctgctg GTGAACCAGGACAACAGCCAAGTGCAGCAG GACCCTCAATACCAGGGTCTACGGGCACGTGGCCGGGAGATCCGGAAGAAGCTCGCGCCCCTGTACCCCAGGGAGACCCAGCTCGAGGAGCGCTTCTACGTGCGGGCGCTGAGGCTGCCCAACCAGACCCACCCAGACGCC CCCATCGGGGATGAGAGCCAGGCCCGAGTGCTCCACGTAGTCGGGGAAAAGCCAG CTTTCTCCTTCCAACCCCGGGGCCACCTGGAAATTGGCGAGAAGCTCGACATCATCCGTCAGAA GCGCCTGTCCCACGTGTCCGGCCACCGCTCCTATTACCTCCGCGGGGCAGGGGCCCTTCTGCAGCACGGCCTGGTCAACTTCACCCTCAACAAGCTGGTCCGCCGG GGCTTCACCCCCATGACGGTGCCAGACCTTCTCCGAGGAGCCGTGTTC GAAGGCTGTGGGATGACGCCAAATGCCACCCCGTCCCAAATTTACAACATTGACCCCTCCCGCTTCGAAGACCTCAACTTGGCTGGCACGGCCGAGGTCGGGCTTGCAG gTTACTTCATGGACCACACTGTGGCTGTCAGGGACCTGCCAGTCAG GATGGTCTGTTCCAGCACCTGTTACCGGGCTGAGACGGACACGGCGAAGGAGCCCCGGGGGCTGTACCGAGTGCACCACTTCACCAAG gtGGAGATGTTTGGAGTGACAGGCCCTGGGCTGGAGCAGAGCTCGCAGCTGCTGGAGGACTTCCTGTCCCTTCAGGTGGAGATCTTGACGGAGCTGGGCTTGCACTTCCG GGTCCTGGACATGCCCACCCAGGAGCTGGGCCTTCCCGCCTACCGCAAGTTCGACATCGAGGCCTGGATGCCCGGCCGAGGCCGCTTTGGGGAG GTCTCCAGCGCCTCCAACTGCACTGACTTCCAGAGCCGCCGCCTCCACATCATGTTCCGCACGGAGGCCGGGGAGCTGCAGTTCGCGCACACG GTGAACGCCACGGCCTGCGCGGTGCCACGCCTCCTCATCGCCCTCCTGGAGAGCAACCAGCAGAAG GACGGCTCCGTCCTGGTGCCCCCTGTGCTCCAGCCCTACCTCGGCACCAATCGGATCACGGCCCCCACCCACGTGCCTCTCCAGTACATTGGTCCCAACCAACCCCGGAAGCCCAGAGACCCTGGCCAGGCGGCCTCCAGCTGA